From Plasmodium brasilianum strain Bolivian I chromosome 5, whole genome shotgun sequence, the proteins below share one genomic window:
- a CDS encoding cdc2-related protein kinase 3 → MVSGVDRNDFFLDLFRGGPGKHICSGRENILLECNSLEEDIRKEFIKNLENPSFLSKVSMFKRNLIYDFSFIKKEEIKKRIWNNLEIIIDSLGREDTITVYNNLKKCSGEEEKDLFLGYLNNFCWDEERKVAKKGEKKKKKNKGNKKKRKKCGNTTVENGEEEHKMRQQHEKRKCKGVSSRTIIYSLVRSGPPNSSIISSDPLNRTELKSYLPDNVNLENILWKHIDVSNYKHKGFGYINKSINTLWNAYISYNLLNTNKCKQKDIVEDLLEAIIQKEHEQIGLIEGFRNEDLCKILNIRRGGNKEEENKKEDENKKEEENKKEEENKKEEENKKEEENKKEEENKKEEENKKEEENKKEEENKTEEENKKEEENKTEEENKTEEENKKEKDTASNCISIGEVTITDIKEYPLNNFMCDVLCYPGQLSPMIILENALHGDNKGNINYSVDVYDNLMNMLMCGKRSSYEKGGGGGDDFASRNMRKLKKCLNTSNINSTFIPYGVLSSTSAPFVPLAPLPMSTTSAMHAPLAAPITSSVFAPLDISTTPAPFASYVPSAVSITSLEPPLKDVVNTPAVTRVCTTKNTCVSKSVSFFMSTEESQKTLTSNNLNKKSCNKFRMLERSNSTTNKETLLNELKANCSTNANTDANTDANTNVNTGANTDANTNVNTGANTDANTNANTDANTNANTDANTDANTDANTNANSDANTDDANTDANANTNANANTDANANTNANANTDANANTNANANANTNANANTNANTNANTNANANANANANANANANANANANANTNANTNANANTNANANTNANANTNTDANTDVNINFSTSMITNINKPCKEDPTNKFYSNIKLSDGISNLEKDPNIIIKIKKEILRKAKARSLRAQAEKEYEKHLYELILNSLKGEIKMNVKNFVKIHQVGQGAYGDVWMAEDITNNKRVALKKLKLNGNKEGLAKTYIREISILNLLKHKNIVELMGVIYTKIPNDDDSDRMDDFPSDQYQKREVEEEADKKNICNVTVSLSDAMKKRKLQLSIMGKGDKVCGKQSGCSLLSGTSRGLAIDRLRSSTEDSSITASTDSSLYSSTESLLSSARSSSTDSSHYSSTRSRASWMKSAQSKGEEKMSIWMVFEYVPFDLSGYSELLREERTQRERYKNENLFTIGEIKNIFLQLLSALDYCHKNNIIHRDIKIANLLIDKNGILKLADFGLARYHTNMTSSNMTNRVITLWYRPPELLLGSEYYSSAVDMWSCGCVLAELVTSNPLFSAENETDILKLIVNKLGLPNDKDMKFLKNLPYWNDIAFNPIHPNNINNVNPNKMIDTENAIRNIQGVGDIGLDLIKKLLRWQPYERLTAFNALKHPWFKINPLPEKIHQRDNIKAAHSYMTKSYKKRDCPKINFRKINENFRFLNVGNYRTAFFLGKYKERQAQVASLQAFSSCAGPQGKTEKEKMDLKVKAENEKRESENKKDRAAAERGAVDGVAVKRGELDRGAAGRSGNDHSNRRKLKPFFKQLDDTNIVRTYRDEYNIRTSSKKDDYLSREDRKSVLPYDVKKEYILKEDEKRRVAQRERYYNYKFKKLYKEESHSQSYRSKYRDEKRWGEIDSERRKHSYNYKSIYNEELFRHKMIYRSKENKSRDRDWYYRERTRDWDRYRNRAMDRSRDDRSRDRSMHRSRDDRSRDRSMHRSRDDRSRDRSMHRSRDDRSRDRSMHRSRDARSRDRSMHRSRDARSRDRSRVWHRGRSRSRSGGREEWERERERKREKDIEKEKGKGKERDKEVGRTTDKKRDKGGGRTTDKERDKEGGRTKSKEVERTTGKEQEGEKHKEGEKSAHKKSSKDNTNNSDERQKKRAKKA, encoded by the exons atggTAAGTGGGGTAGATCGAAATGATTTCTTTCTCGACCTCTTCAGGGGTGGACCGGGTAAGCATATCTGCTCCGGTAGAGAGAATATCCTACTAGAATGCAACAGTCTTGAGGAAGACATaagaaaagaatttataaaaaatttggagAATCCATCATTTTTATCCAAAGTATCCatgtttaaaagaaatttaatttatgatttttcattcattaaaaaagaagaaataaagaaaagaatttGGAATAATTTAGAGATAATAATTGATAGCTTAGGAAGAGAAGATACAATAACAGtttacaataatttaaaaaaatgctcAGGGGAAGAAGAGAAGGACCTTTTCTTGGGATACTTGAACAACTTTTGCTGGGACGAGGAAAGAAAAGTCGCAAAAAAAggagagaaaaagaaaaaaaaaaataaaggaaacaaaaaaaaaagaaaaaaatgtggAAACACAACTGTGGAAAATGGTGAAGAAGAACATAAGATGAGACAGCAACACGAAAAGAGAAAGTGTAAAGGGGTTAGCAGTCGTACGATAATTTACTCTCTGGTTAGAAGTGGTCCTCCTAACAGCTCTATCATTAGCAGTGACCCGCTTAACCGTACTGAGTTGAAGAGCTACTTGCCTGATAACGTTAATTTAGAAAACATTCTGTGGAAACACATAGATGTAAGTAATTACAAACACAAAGGGTTCGGTTACATCAACAAAAGCATCAACACTTTGTGGAATGCCTACATATCTTACAATCTACtgaatacaaataaatgcaAACAGAAAGATATAGTAGAAGACCTTTTAGAGGCAATCATACAAAAAGAGCACGAACAGATAGGACTTATCGAGGGGTTCAGGAATGAAGACTTGTgcaaaattttgaatatacGAAGAGGTGGTAACAAAGAGGAAGAGAATAAAAAGGAGGATGAGAACAAAAAGGAGGAAGAGAACAAAAAGGAGGAAGAGAACAAAAAGGAGGAAGAGAACAAAAAGGAGGAAGAGAACAAAAAGGAGGAAGAGAACAAAAAGGAGGAAGAGAACAAAAAGGAGGAAGAGAACAAAAAGGAGGAAGAGAACAAAACAGAGGAAGAGAACAAAAAGGAGGAAGAGAACAAAACAGAGGAAGAGAACAAAACAGAGGAAGagaacaaaaaggaaaaagataCTGCATCTAACTGTATTAGTATAGGCGAAGTGACCATAACTGATATAAAAGAATACCCTCTTAACAACTTTATGTGTGATGTTCTGTGTTACCCAGGGCAGCTTAGTCCAATGattattttagaaaatgCATTACATGGTGAtaataaaggaaatataaaCTATTCCGTGGATGTGTATGATAACCTTATGAACATGTTAATGTGTGGGAAGAGATCGAGCTATGAAAAAGGGGGAGGAGGGGGTGACGACTTTGCGTCCAGAAACATGAGAAAGTTGAAGAAGTGCCTTAACACTAGTAATATTAATTCGACGTTTATTCCTTATGGTGTTCTGTCCTCAACCTCGGCCCCGTTTGTCCCGTTAGCCCCGTTACCTATGTCCACAACGTCTGCTATGCATGCTCCATTAGCCGCACCCATCACGTCCTCCGTGTTTGCCCCATTAGACATATCTACTACGCCCGCCCCCTTTGCCTCTTATGTTCCATCTGCTGTATCTATTACTTCATTAGAACCCCCTTTGAAGGATGTTGTTAACACCCCGGCAGTTACACGAGTGTGCACAACGAAGAACACATGTGTGAGCAAATCGGTCAGTTTCTTCATGTCGACAGAGGAAAGTCAAAAAACATTAACAagcaataatttaaataaaaaaagttgcAATAAATTTCGGATGCTGGAAAGATCGAACAGCACAACTAATAAGGAAACTTTATTGAATGAGTTAAAAGCGAATTGTAGTACTAACGCTAATACGGATGCTAATACTGATGCTAATACTAATGTTAACACCGGTGCTAATACGGATGCTAATACTAATGTTAATACCGGTGCTAATACGGATGCTAATACTAATGCTAATACTGATGCTAATACTAATGCTAATACCGATGCTAATACTGATGCTAATACCGATGCTAATACTAATGCTAATTCTGATGCTAATACTGATGATGCTAACACTGATGCTAATGCTAATACTAATGCTAATGCTAACACTGATGCTAATGCTAATACTAATGCTAATGCTAACACTGATGCTAATGCTAATACTAATGCTAATGCTAATGCTAATACTAATGCTAATGCTAATACTAATGCTAATACTAATGCTAATACTAATGCTAATGCTAATGCTAATGCTAATGCTAATGCTAATGCTAATGCTAATGCTAATGCTAATGCTAATGCTAATACTAATGCTAATACCAATGCTAATGCTAATACCAATGCTAATGCTAATACCAATGCTAATGCTAATACTAATACCGATGCTAATACTGATGTTAACATTAACTTTAGCACTAGTATGATCACCAACATTAACAAGCCGTGTAAGGAAGATCCGACAAATAAATTCTATAGTAATATTAAGCTAAGCGATGGTATCAGCAATCTTGAGAAGGATCCCAACataatcataaaaataaagaaagaaatacTTAGAAAAGCAAAGGCAAGAAGCTTAAGAGCACAAGCagaaaaagaatatgaaaaacatttatacGAGTTAATCTTAAACTCACTTAAaggggaaataaaaatgaatgtaaaaaattttgttaaaatacaTCAAGTAGGACAAGGTGCATATGGGGATGTATGGATGGCAGAGGAcattacaaataataaaagagttgctttaaaaaaattaaaattaaatggaaataaaGAAGGGCTAGCTAAAACGTATATACGAGAGATATCTATTCTAAATTTactaaaacataaaaatattgttgaACTAATGGGggttatatatacaaaaattccAAATGACGATGATTCAGACCGAATGGACGACTTTCCCTCTGATCAATACCAAAAAAGGGAAGTAGAAGAAGAGGcggataaaaaaaacatatgcaATGTTACTGTATCATTGAGCGATGCAATGAAAAAGCGTAAATTGCAATTGTCCATAATGGGAAAGGGGGACAAAGTGTGTGGGAAACAATCTGGGTGTAGCTTGTTATCAGGCACATCACGTGGGTTGGCGATAGATAGGTTACGTAGTTCTACAGAAGATTCATCGATTACTGCATCGACGGACTCGTCGCTTTACTCATCGACAGAATCGTTACTATCTTCTGCACGCTCCTCATCAACGGACTCGTCGCATTACTCGTCGACCCGCTCGCGCGCCTCATGGATGAAGTCCGCGCAAAGCAAAGGAGAAGAAAAGATGTCCATATGGATGGTGTTTGAGTATGTACCTTTTGACTTATCAGGATATTCTGAACTGCTAAGGGAAGAAAGAACACAACGAGAgagatataaaaatgaaaatttgtttactataggagaaataaaaaatatatttttacaattgtTGAGTGCTTTAGATTATTGtcataagaataatataatacatagagatataaaaatagctAATTTACTTATtgataaaaatggaatattaaaattagcTGATTTTGGATTAGCTAGATATCATACGAATATGACTTCATCCAATATGACTAATAGAGTTATAACCTTATGGTATAGACCTCCAGAATTATTATTAGGTTCAGAGTATTATTCATCAGCTGTTGATATGTGGAGTTGTGGTTGTGTATTAGCTGAGTTAGTTACTAGTAATCCTTTATTTTCAGCTGAAAATGAAACAGATATACTAAAattaattgtaaataaattagGTCTTCCTAATGATAAAgatatgaaatttttaaaaaatttaccaTATTGGAATGATATAGCATTTAATCCTATTCAtccaaataatattaataatgtcAATCCGAACAAAATGATTGACACTGAGAATGCTATTAGAAATATACAAGGTGTAGGAGATATAGGATTAGatctaattaaaaaattattaaggtGGCAACCATATGAAAGACTAACTGCTTTTAATGCTCTTAAACATCCATGGTTCAAAATCAATCCTTTACCTGAAAAAATACATCAACGAGATAATATTAAAGCTGCTCATAGTTATATGACTAAGAGTTATAAAAAGAGAGATTGTcctaaaattaattttagaaaaattaatgaaaattttaggTTTTTGAATGTTGGAAATTATAGAACAGCTTTCTTTCTCGGAAAATACAAAGAGAGGCAGGCTCAAGTCGCATCCCTCCAGGCATTCTCCTCGTGTGCGGGCCCCCAAG GTAAAacggaaaaggaaaagatggACCTAAAAGTTAAGGCagagaatgaaaaaagagaatcAGAAAATAAGAAGGACAGAGCAGCAGCAGAACGAGGAGCAGTTGACGGAGTAGCGGTCAAACGAGGGGAACTCGACAGAGGAGCTGCTGGAAGATCGGGGAATGACCACAGTAACAGAAGAAAGTTGAAGCCCTTTTTCAAACAGCTGGACGATACTAATATTGTCAGAACATATAGAGACGAATATAACATAAGGACTAGTAGCAAAAAAGATGACTACTTGTCAAGGGAAGACCGCAAAAGTGTGTTACCGTATGatgttaaaaaagaatatatattaaaagaggATGAAAAAAGGAGAGTAGCACAAAGAGAAAGGtattacaattataaatttaagaaGCTTTATAAGGAGGAGAGTCATAGTCAAAGTTATCGAAGCAAATACAGAGACGAAAAACGGTGGGGAGAGATAGATTCAGAAAGGAGGAAacattcatataattataaaagcaTATACAATGAAGAGTTGTTTAGACACAAAATGATCTACAGGagtaaggaaaataaaagtcGGGATAGGGACTGGTATTATAGAGAGAGAACTAGAGACTGGGACAGGTACAGAAATAGAGCCATGGACAGGAGTAGGGATGATAGAAGTAGGGATAGAAGTATGCATAGGAGTAGGGATGATAGAAGTAGGGATAGAAGTATGCATAGGAGTAGGGATGATAGAAGTAGGGATAGAAGTATGCATAGGAGTAGGGATGATAGAAGTAGGGATAGAAGTATGCATAGGAGTAGGGATGCTAGAAGTAGGGATAGAAGTATGCACAGGAGTAGGGATGCTAGAAGTAGGGATAGAAGCAGAGTATGGCACAGAGGCAGAAGCAGAAGCAGAAGCGGAGGAAGAGAGGAGTGGGAGAGGGAGAGGGAgagaaaaagggaaaaagacATAGAGAAGGAGAAAGGAAAAGGCAAGGAAAGAGATAAGGAGGTAGGCAGAACAACGGATAAGAAGCGAGATAAGGGGGGAGGAAGAACAACGGATAAGGAGCGGGATAAGGAAGGAGGCAGAACAAAGAGTAAGGAGGTGGAAAGGACTACGGGTAAGGAGCAAGAGGGGGAGAAGCATAAAGAGGGAGAAAAAAGTGCACACAAAAAAAGCAGTAAAGATAACACGAATAATAGTGATGAAcgccaaaaaaaaagagcaaaaaagGCATAA
- a CDS encoding coatomer subunit zeta, translating into MKSVSIKQLEAILILDTDGNRIAVKYYNDKLTPKGDDKLNNTGCSKESLNYPYDGTLYNNLKTSEQQKLFESDITDKAKKLGCNSNETEILVINKYIILYLSINDVSIYIVGDENDNEIILNEIIQTVEQSLNNITNNQIGKKQLIDKLDSVYLILDEIADSGIIMETNSDVIINRLYMHEGDLQEHTPLNQAISSAKENIIRSLLSGT; encoded by the coding sequence atgaaGTCCGTTTCGATAAAGCAGCTAGAAGCTATACTCATTTTAGATACGGATGGAAACAGAATTGCAGTCAAATATTACAATGACAAATTGACTCCCAAAGGAGATGATAAACTGAATAATACAGGTTGTAGTAAAGAGTCGTTAAACTATCCATATGATGgtacattatataataatttaaaaacatcagaacaacaaaaattatttgaaagtGATATTACTGATAAAGCTAAAAAGTTAGGGTGTAATTCTAACGAAACAGAAATTttagtaataaataaatatattattttatacttatcCATAAATGATGTTAGTATTTATATAGTTGGagatgaaaatgataatgaaataatactaaatgaaataatacaAACAGTTGAGCAGTCCCTAAACAATATTACAAATAACCAAATAGGTAAAAAACAGTTGATCGATAAACTCGATTcagtttatttaattttagatGAAATAGCTGATAGTGGTATTATTATGGAAACAAATTCGgatgttattattaatagaTTGTACATGCATGAAGGGGATTTACAAGAACACACCCCTCTCAATCAGGCCATATCATCAGCCAAGGAAAACATAATAAGGAGTTTACTTAGCGGAACGTAG